A genomic window from Helicobacter pylori includes:
- the rlmN gene encoding 23S rRNA (adenine(2503)-C(2))-methyltransferase RlmN — protein sequence MKASIYDFTLKELSQLLKPSFRAKQLYLWLYAKYKTSFKDMQNNFSKDFIASLEQEFTLRTIEITHVRESVDGSKKYLFKSLRDNHTFEAVFLKMKDKKIDGETNAILEGEKYTVCVSCQIGCQVGCSFCLTQKGGFVRDLKASEIVQQALLIKEDNNLPIEKALNIVFMGMGEPLNNLDEVCKAIEIFNTGMQISPKRITISTSGVADKIPILASKNLGVQLAISLHAVDDKTRSSLMPLNKKYNIECVLNEVKKWPLEQRKRVMFEYLLIKNLNDSLDCAKKLLKLLNGIKSKVNLILFNPHEGSKFERPSLESARMFADFLNAKGLLCTIRESKALDIEAACGQLREKKLQQKI from the coding sequence ATGAAAGCGAGCATTTATGATTTCACTTTAAAGGAATTGAGCCAACTTTTAAAACCGAGTTTTAGGGCTAAACAACTCTATTTGTGGCTCTATGCGAAGTATAAAACGAGCTTTAAAGACATGCAAAATAATTTTTCAAAAGATTTTATCGCTTCTTTGGAGCAAGAATTTACTTTGCGCACGATAGAAATCACGCATGTGAGGGAGAGCGTTGATGGCTCTAAAAAATACCTTTTTAAATCTTTGAGGGATAACCACACTTTTGAAGCGGTGTTTTTGAAAATGAAAGATAAAAAGATTGATGGAGAGACTAACGCCATTTTAGAGGGGGAAAAATACACCGTGTGCGTGTCTTGTCAAATAGGCTGTCAAGTGGGTTGTTCGTTTTGTCTCACTCAAAAAGGCGGTTTTGTAAGGGATTTAAAAGCGAGCGAGATTGTCCAACAAGCTTTACTCATTAAAGAGGACAACAACCTCCCTATTGAAAAAGCGCTCAACATTGTTTTTATGGGAATGGGCGAGCCTTTGAACAATTTAGATGAGGTGTGCAAGGCGATTGAGATTTTTAATACCGGCATGCAAATTTCCCCTAAAAGAATCACCATTTCCACTAGCGGCGTAGCGGATAAGATCCCTATTTTAGCGAGTAAGAATTTGGGCGTGCAATTAGCCATATCCTTACACGCCGTAGATGACAAAACGCGCTCATCTTTAATGCCTTTGAATAAAAAATACAATATTGAATGTGTTTTGAATGAAGTGAAAAAATGGCCCCTAGAGCAGCGAAAAAGGGTGATGTTTGAATACCTTTTGATCAAAAACTTAAACGATAGCCTGGATTGCGCTAAAAAACTTTTAAAGCTTTTAAACGGCATTAAATCCAAAGTGAATTTGATCTTATTCAACCCGCATGAAGGCTCTAAGTTTGAACGCCCTAGCTTAGAGAGCGCTAGAATGTTTGCGGATTTTTTAAACGCCAAAGGCTTATTATGCACCATTAGAGAATCCAAAGCCTTGGATATTGAAGCGGCTTGCGGGCAGTTGAGGGAGAAAAAGCTCCAGCAGAAAATTTAA
- a CDS encoding KpsF/GutQ family sugar-phosphate isomerase, translating into MPNLFDCNAIASQVLQDEASALLESVQQFQKPNDLEAIVKLILESQEKGGKLVIVGVGKSALVAQKISASMLSTGNRSAFLHPTEAMHGDLGMVEKNDVILMISYGGESLELLNLVSHLKRLSHKIITFTKSPNSSLSKLGDYYLSLKIKKEACPINTAPTTSTTLTLALGDVLMACLMRVKNFSQEDFASFHPGGLLGKKLFVKVKDLLQTTNLPLIPPDTSFKDALIEMSEKRLGSAILVNANNELVGVLSDGDVRRALLKGVSLESEVKYFATLEPKSFKNLDALLLEALEFLERHKIQLLVCVDSQNKVLGVLHLHQLLELGLKA; encoded by the coding sequence ATGCCCAATCTTTTTGATTGTAACGCTATCGCTTCACAAGTCTTGCAAGATGAAGCGAGCGCGCTTTTAGAGAGCGTTCAACAATTCCAAAAACCTAACGATTTAGAAGCGATTGTCAAGCTTATTTTAGAGAGCCAAGAAAAAGGGGGTAAGCTTGTGATCGTGGGCGTGGGTAAGAGCGCTTTAGTGGCGCAAAAAATCAGCGCTTCCATGCTAAGCACCGGTAACAGGAGCGCGTTTTTACACCCCACAGAAGCTATGCATGGGGATTTGGGCATGGTGGAAAAAAACGATGTGATTTTAATGATTAGTTATGGGGGCGAGTCTTTAGAATTATTGAATTTAGTGAGCCATTTAAAACGCTTGAGTCATAAAATCATCACTTTCACTAAAAGCCCTAATAGTTCGCTCTCTAAACTTGGCGATTATTATTTAAGCTTAAAAATTAAAAAAGAAGCTTGCCCCATTAACACCGCCCCAACGACTTCCACTACCCTAACTTTAGCTTTAGGCGATGTTTTAATGGCATGCTTGATGCGAGTGAAAAACTTTAGCCAAGAAGATTTTGCTTCTTTTCATCCGGGCGGGCTTTTGGGCAAAAAACTTTTTGTCAAGGTTAAAGATTTGTTGCAAACCACCAATCTCCCTTTAATCCCTCCTGACACAAGCTTTAAAGACGCGCTCATAGAAATGAGTGAAAAACGCCTAGGCAGCGCGATTTTAGTGAATGCTAATAACGAGCTTGTGGGGGTGTTGAGCGATGGCGATGTCCGTAGGGCGTTATTAAAAGGGGTTAGTTTGGAGAGCGAAGTGAAATATTTTGCCACTTTAGAACCTAAAAGCTTTAAGAATTTAGACGCCCTTCTTTTAGAAGCGTTAGAATTTTTAGAGCGCCATAAAATCCAGCTTTTAGTGTGCGTGGATTCTCAAAATAAGGTTTTAGGGGTCTTGCACTTGCACCAACTTTTAGAATTAGGGCTTAAAGCATGA
- a CDS encoding ribonuclease J — MSDNNQNNENNRHNEHNENSKADEARAGAFERFTNRKKRFHKENAQKNEESSHHEASLHHKKEHHPNKKPHNHHKQKHAKTRNYAKEELDNNKVEGVTEILHVNERGTLGFHKELKKGVEVNNKIQVEHLNPHYKMNLNSKASVKITPLGGLGEIGGNMMVIETPKSAIVIDAGMSFPKEGLFGVDILIPDFSYLHQIKDKIAGIIITHAHEDHIGATPYLFKELQFPLYGTPLSLGLIGSKFDEHGLKKYRSYFKIVEKRCPISVGEFIIEWIHITHSIIDSSALAIQTKAGTIIHTGDFKIDHTPVDNLPTDLYRLAHYGEKGVMLLLSDSTNSHKSGTTPSESTIAPAFDTLFKEAQGRVIMSTFSSNIHRVYQAIQYGIKYNRKIAVIGRSMEKNLDIARELGYIHLPYQSFIEANEVAKYPDNEVLIVTTGSQGETMSALYRMATDEHRHISIKPNDLVIISAKAIPGNEASVSAVLNFLIKKEAKVAYQEFDNIHVSGHAAQEEQKLMLRLIKPKFFLPVHGEYNHVARHKQTAISCGVPEKNIYLMEDGDQVEVSPTFIKKVGTIKSGKSYVDNQSNLSIDTSIVQQREEVASAGVFVATIFVNKNKQALLESSQFSSLGLVGFKDEKHLVKEIQGGLEMLIKSANAEILNNPKKLEDHTRNFIRKALFKKFRKYPAIICHAQSF; from the coding sequence ATGAGTGATAACAACCAAAATAATGAAAACAACAGACACAACGAGCATAATGAAAATTCAAAAGCTGACGAGGCGCGAGCCGGGGCGTTTGAGCGATTCACCAACCGCAAAAAGCGTTTCCATAAAGAAAACGCGCAAAAAAATGAAGAATCTTCGCACCATGAAGCGTCTTTGCACCATAAAAAAGAGCACCATCCCAACAAAAAACCCCATAACCACCACAAACAAAAACACGCCAAAACACGAAATTACGCCAAAGAAGAATTGGATAACAATAAAGTGGAGGGCGTTACGGAGATTTTGCATGTGAATGAGAGAGGGACTTTGGGCTTTCACAAAGAGCTAAAAAAGGGCGTTGAAGTCAATAATAAGATTCAAGTGGAGCATTTAAACCCGCACTATAAGATGAATTTAAACTCTAAAGCGAGCGTTAAAATCACGCCTTTAGGGGGCTTGGGCGAAATTGGGGGGAATATGATGGTCATTGAAACCCCAAAAAGCGCGATCGTGATTGATGCGGGCATGAGCTTCCCTAAAGAAGGGCTCTTTGGCGTGGATATTTTAATCCCTGATTTTTCCTACTTGCACCAAATCAAGGACAAGATCGCCGGTATCATCATCACCCACGCCCATGAAGATCACATAGGAGCGACGCCTTATTTGTTTAAAGAGTTGCAATTCCCCCTTTATGGCACGCCTTTGAGTTTAGGGCTGATCGGGAGTAAGTTTGATGAACATGGTTTGAAAAAATACCGCTCGTATTTTAAAATCGTAGAAAAGCGTTGCCCCATTAGCGTGGGCGAATTTATCATTGAATGGATCCACATCACGCACTCTATCATTGACAGCAGCGCTTTAGCGATCCAAACTAAAGCTGGAACCATCATTCATACCGGCGATTTTAAGATCGATCACACCCCGGTGGATAATTTGCCCACTGATTTGTATCGTTTGGCGCACTATGGCGAAAAAGGGGTGATGCTTTTATTAAGCGATTCTACCAATTCCCATAAATCCGGGACTACGCCCAGTGAAAGCACCATAGCGCCGGCTTTTGATACCCTTTTTAAAGAAGCGCAAGGGAGGGTGATCATGAGTACTTTCTCTAGCAATATCCACCGGGTCTATCAAGCCATACAATACGGCATTAAATACAACCGCAAAATCGCTGTGATCGGGCGCTCTATGGAAAAAAACCTAGACATTGCCAGAGAATTAGGCTATATCCATTTGCCTTATCAATCTTTTATTGAAGCCAATGAAGTCGCCAAATACCCGGACAATGAAGTCTTAATCGTAACGACCGGCTCACAAGGCGAAACCATGAGCGCGCTTTATCGCATGGCGACAGATGAGCACCGCCACATTTCTATCAAACCCAACGATTTGGTCATTATTTCCGCTAAAGCTATTCCTGGTAATGAAGCGAGCGTTTCAGCGGTATTGAATTTTCTAATCAAAAAAGAAGCTAAAGTGGCTTATCAAGAATTTGACAATATCCATGTGAGTGGGCATGCCGCCCAAGAAGAGCAAAAGCTCATGTTAAGACTCATTAAGCCTAAGTTTTTCCTACCCGTGCATGGGGAATACAACCATGTTGCGCGCCACAAACAAACCGCTATTTCTTGCGGGGTGCCTGAAAAAAATATTTATTTAATGGAAGATGGCGATCAAGTGGAAGTTAGCCCCACATTTATCAAAAAAGTTGGCACGATTAAAAGCGGTAAAAGCTATGTGGATAACCAAAGCAATTTGAGTATTGACACTAGCATCGTCCAACAAAGAGAAGAAGTCGCTAGCGCAGGGGTGTTTGTGGCTACGATTTTTGTGAATAAAAACAAACAAGCGCTTTTAGAAAGCTCCCAATTTTCTAGTTTAGGGCTTGTGGGCTTTAAAGATGAAAAGCATTTGGTTAAAGAAATTCAAGGGGGCTTAGAAATGTTAATCAAATCTGCTAACGCTGAGATTTTGAATAACCCTAAAAAATTAGAAGATCACACTCGTAATTTCATCAGAAAAGCGCTCTTTAAAAAGTTTAGAAAATACCCGGCTATCATTTGTCATGCCCAATCTTTTTGA
- the rsmA gene encoding 16S rRNA (adenine(1518)-N(6)/adenine(1519)-N(6))-dimethyltransferase RsmA, with the protein MVVAKKSLGQHFLTDESFLDRIVSALPPLNSLRLIEIGVGLGDLTLKLLDRYPLKTYEIDSSLCEKMRERLKKQKKPFELELVEKDALFLKEEEPYFLISNLPYYIATRLVLNALKDPKCRGLLVMTQKEVAFKFGAKDSQNALSVLAHAIGNVSLLFDVPPSAFSPPPKVFSSVFEVIKEPLKEKALASLTPTLSFEEALQKGFEMLEDFLKACFSSPRKTLSNNLKKSVSYKEKLDKVLDFLALENQPTSVRASEIQDYLKLLKYLLKG; encoded by the coding sequence ATGGTAGTAGCTAAAAAGTCTTTAGGGCAGCATTTTTTAACGGACGAGTCGTTTTTAGATCGCATTGTTAGCGCTTTGCCCCCCTTAAATTCGTTAAGATTGATTGAAATTGGCGTGGGGCTAGGGGATTTGACTCTTAAATTGTTGGATCGCTACCCTTTAAAGACTTATGAGATAGACAGCAGTTTGTGCGAGAAAATGCGAGAAAGGCTCAAAAAGCAAAAAAAGCCTTTTGAGTTGGAATTAGTGGAAAAAGACGCTCTTTTTTTAAAAGAAGAAGAGCCTTATTTTTTAATCTCTAATTTGCCCTATTATATCGCTACCAGGCTTGTTTTAAACGCGCTTAAAGACCCTAAATGCAGGGGCTTATTGGTGATGACGCAAAAGGAAGTAGCGTTCAAATTTGGCGCTAAAGATTCACAGAACGCTTTAAGCGTTTTGGCTCACGCCATAGGGAATGTTAGCCTTTTATTTGATGTGCCGCCCAGCGCATTTAGCCCGCCTCCAAAGGTGTTTTCTAGCGTGTTTGAAGTGATCAAAGAGCCGTTGAAAGAAAAAGCGTTAGCGTCATTAACCCCAACGCTATCTTTTGAAGAAGCCCTACAAAAAGGGTTTGAAATGTTAGAAGATTTTTTGAAAGCTTGTTTCTCATCTCCTAGGAAGACGCTTTCAAACAATCTTAAAAAAAGCGTTTCTTATAAAGAAAAGCTTGATAAGGTGTTAGATTTTTTAGCGTTAGAAAACCAACCAACAAGCGTGAGAGCGTCTGAGATACAAGATTACCTCAAGCTCTTAAAATACCTTTTAAAAGGCTAA
- a CDS encoding restriction endonuclease subunit S, protein MDALTTPLNWEKIRLGDICEIVGGGTPSTQITSFWNGNINWFTPTEIGITKYVYKSQRTITPLGLKKSSAKLLPIGTILLTSRASIGDCAILKVVATTNQGFQSLIPLEKINNEFLYYLTLTLKNKLLKLASGSTFLEVSPNKIKNLLISLPPLNEQIAIANVLSGVDRYLYALDSLILKKESVKKALSFELLSQRKRLKGFNQAWERVRLGDIGITIGGLVGKTKQDFINGNAKYITFLNVLNNIIIDTSILENVKIYPNEKQNSFKKYDLFFNTSSETPKEVGMCAVLLDDIDQVFLNSFCFGFRIFDKAVDSLFLSYLINSEIGRKAFESLAQGSTRYNLSKSGFNNICLFLPPLNEQIAIANVLSALDNEIISLKNKKRQFENIKKALNHDLMSAKIRVLKNKT, encoded by the coding sequence ATGGACGCGCTAACAACGCCCTTAAATTGGGAAAAAATAAGGCTTGGGGATATATGCGAAATTGTCGGCGGAGGCACACCTAGCACTCAAATAACATCATTTTGGAATGGTAATATTAATTGGTTCACGCCTACAGAAATAGGCATAACAAAATATGTTTATAAAAGCCAGCGAACAATCACGCCATTAGGATTAAAAAAGTCAAGCGCCAAACTTTTACCTATAGGAACAATTTTATTAACAAGTCGTGCTAGTATTGGAGATTGTGCTATTCTTAAAGTGGTAGCTACAACAAATCAAGGTTTTCAATCGCTGATACCATTAGAAAAAATCAATAACGAATTTTTATATTATTTAACTCTAACACTAAAAAATAAATTATTAAAGTTGGCAAGCGGTAGCACTTTTTTAGAAGTTAGCCCCAACAAAATTAAAAATTTACTAATATCCCTACCCCCCCTAAACGAACAGATCGCTATCGCTAATGTTTTAAGCGGTGTGGATCGTTATCTTTATGCATTAGATTCCCTCATTCTCAAAAAAGAGAGCGTTAAAAAAGCTTTAAGCTTTGAATTATTGAGCCAAAGAAAACGCTTGAAAGGTTTCAATCAAGCTTGGGAAAGAGTAAGGCTTGGGGATATAGGAATAACCATAGGTGGATTAGTAGGAAAAACAAAGCAAGATTTTATCAATGGCAATGCTAAATATATTACATTTTTGAATGTTTTAAATAATATTATAATAGATACTTCTATACTAGAAAATGTAAAAATATACCCAAACGAAAAACAAAATTCCTTTAAAAAATATGATTTATTTTTTAATACTTCTTCAGAAACTCCAAAAGAAGTAGGCATGTGTGCCGTGCTTTTAGATGATATAGACCAAGTTTTCTTGAATAGTTTTTGTTTTGGTTTTAGAATATTTGACAAGGCAGTTGATAGCTTGTTTTTATCATACTTAATTAATAGCGAAATAGGCAGAAAAGCTTTTGAGAGTTTAGCGCAAGGTTCAACACGATACAATCTATCAAAGAGTGGTTTTAATAATATTTGTCTTTTTTTACCCCCCCTAAACGAACAGATCGCTATCGCTAATGTTTTAAGCGCTTTAGACAATGAAATCATTAGCCTTAAAAACAAAAAACGCCAATTTGAAAACATCAAAAAAGCTTTAAACCACGATTTAATGAGCGCTAAAATCAGAGTCTTAAAAAATAAAACCTAA
- a CDS encoding type I restriction-modification system subunit M, producing the protein MAIKKSELYSSLWAGADSLRGGMDASEYKNYVLNLLFLKYISDKAKNNPDSDIIVPQGCFYEDILALEGDKEIGDKLNKIIAKIAEQNDLLEGAIDSVDFNDNTKLGEGKAMVDTLSNLVKIFANLSLGTHGALDDDLLGDAYEYLMRHFASESGKSKGQFYTPSEVSLLLSLLLGIDKNTRQDKTIYDPACGSGSLLLKASSLAGEKGLTIYGQEKDISTTALCKMNMVLHNNATADIAKGGSSTLSNPYFLENGMLKTFDYVVANPPFSLKNWTDGLSIDPKSKQVIDDNFNRFEDGTPPEKNGDFAFLLHIIKSLKNTGKGAVILPHGVLFRGNAEGLIRKNILTKGYIKGVIGLAPNLFYGTSIPACVIVLDKENAHARKGVFMIDASKDFKKDGNKNRLREQDVQKMIDTFKAKKEIPYYSKMVSLEEISANDYNLNIPRYIVAEQELEKDLFALINSHKANYLPKNEIEAYAPYFKVFKELKNTLFKKSDKEGYYALKTECENIKDLIIESLEYQAFHASVLNAFDRLELLTTFNDLEPGFNPKTLIESVCSKVLQEFEKVEILDQYGVYQLFKDYYNEVLQDDWFLISLNGFESAKGLRKLIPLKDKNKKANYLEEPDFVIQKTYYKSDLIPKSLIKQRFFKEESNMLEELENALNESVANYEEFIEEHSNEEGLFDELKVNESVLKKELKNATDPEDEQILKTALRMLEAKNKAQKAKNKADEALELKAFHQYEKLEIEAIKDLIIKDKWLKRLKNALEDKILKRINAFSSALNAIIANYSNSLLELDKEVKESESKVLEHLKDLGLMG; encoded by the coding sequence ATGGCGATCAAAAAAAGCGAATTGTATAGCTCCTTATGGGCTGGGGCGGATAGTTTAAGGGGCGGAATGGATGCAAGCGAGTATAAAAACTATGTTTTGAACTTGCTTTTTTTAAAATACATCAGCGATAAGGCCAAAAACAATCCTGATAGCGACATCATCGTCCCACAAGGGTGTTTTTATGAAGACATTCTCGCTTTAGAGGGCGATAAAGAAATAGGCGACAAGCTCAATAAAATCATTGCAAAGATTGCAGAGCAAAACGATTTATTAGAAGGTGCAATTGACAGCGTGGATTTTAACGATAACACCAAGCTTGGCGAGGGTAAGGCGATGGTGGACACCCTTTCTAATTTGGTTAAAATCTTTGCTAATTTAAGCTTAGGCACGCATGGGGCTTTAGACGATGATTTATTAGGCGACGCTTACGAATATTTAATGCGCCATTTTGCCAGCGAATCCGGTAAATCTAAAGGGCAGTTTTACACCCCTAGCGAAGTTTCGCTACTATTATCCCTTTTGCTTGGCATTGATAAAAACACCAGGCAAGATAAAACCATCTATGACCCCGCTTGTGGGAGCGGTTCGTTGTTATTAAAAGCTTCTAGTTTGGCCGGTGAAAAAGGCTTGACTATCTATGGTCAAGAAAAAGACATTTCCACGACAGCCCTTTGTAAAATGAATATGGTTTTACACAATAACGCCACTGCTGATATTGCTAAAGGAGGTTCTAGCACCCTTTCTAACCCTTATTTTCTTGAAAACGGCATGCTAAAAACCTTTGATTATGTCGTGGCTAACCCCCCTTTTAGCTTGAAAAACTGGACTGACGGGCTAAGCATAGACCCTAAAAGCAAGCAAGTCATTGATGATAATTTCAATCGCTTTGAAGACGGCACGCCCCCTGAAAAAAATGGCGATTTTGCTTTTTTGCTCCATATCATCAAATCTTTAAAAAACACAGGCAAAGGGGCGGTGATTTTGCCTCATGGGGTGCTATTTAGGGGGAATGCTGAGGGGTTGATTAGAAAAAATATTTTAACCAAAGGCTACATTAAAGGCGTGATAGGGCTAGCCCCTAATCTTTTTTATGGCACTTCCATTCCTGCATGCGTGATCGTTTTAGACAAAGAAAACGCGCACGCCAGAAAGGGCGTTTTTATGATCGATGCGAGTAAGGATTTTAAAAAAGACGGCAATAAAAACCGCTTAAGAGAGCAAGATGTCCAAAAAATGATAGACACCTTTAAAGCGAAAAAAGAAATCCCTTATTATTCCAAAATGGTGAGCCTAGAAGAAATTAGCGCTAACGACTATAACTTGAATATCCCGCGCTACATTGTTGCTGAGCAAGAATTAGAAAAAGACTTGTTCGCTTTAATCAACAGCCACAAAGCCAACTATTTACCCAAAAACGAAATTGAAGCCTACGCCCCTTATTTTAAAGTGTTTAAAGAGCTTAAAAACACGCTTTTTAAAAAGAGCGATAAAGAGGGTTATTACGCTTTAAAAACAGAATGCGAAAACATTAAAGATTTGATCATTGAAAGTTTAGAATACCAAGCGTTCCACGCTTCTGTTTTAAACGCTTTTGACCGATTGGAACTATTGACAACTTTTAATGATTTAGAGCCAGGTTTTAACCCAAAAACCCTCATAGAAAGTGTTTGTTCAAAGGTTTTACAAGAATTTGAAAAAGTGGAAATTTTAGACCAATACGGCGTGTACCAACTCTTTAAAGATTACTACAATGAAGTCTTGCAAGACGATTGGTTTCTTATCTCACTCAATGGCTTTGAAAGCGCTAAAGGATTAAGAAAATTAATCCCCCTAAAAGACAAAAACAAAAAAGCCAATTATTTAGAAGAGCCGGATTTTGTCATTCAAAAAACCTACTATAAAAGCGATCTAATCCCTAAAAGTTTGATCAAACAACGCTTTTTTAAAGAAGAAAGCAATATGTTAGAAGAATTAGAAAACGCCCTTAATGAAAGCGTGGCCAACTATGAGGAATTCATAGAAGAGCATTCCAATGAAGAAGGGCTTTTTGATGAATTGAAAGTCAATGAAAGCGTTTTGAAAAAAGAGTTAAAAAACGCCACCGACCCAGAAGATGAACAAATCCTAAAAACCGCTTTAAGAATGCTAGAAGCGAAAAATAAAGCGCAAAAAGCGAAAAATAAAGCTGATGAGGCGCTGGAATTAAAAGCGTTCCACCAATACGAAAAGCTTGAAATAGAGGCAATTAAAGATCTCATCATCAAAGACAAATGGCTCAAGCGCTTGAAAAACGCCCTAGAAGATAAGATTTTAAAACGCATCAACGCTTTTTCTAGCGCCCTTAATGCAATCATTGCAAACTACTCCAACAGTTTGTTAGAATTAGACAAAGAAGTCAAAGAGAGCGAATCAAAAGTTTTAGAGCATTTGAAAGATTTAGGGTTAATGGGGTGA